TCGCCAAGGAGAGTGCGGTCACGGTGGAGGTGGTAGCCTCTTCCTCCACCCTGGATACCTCCACCACCACCACTGGCAACACCTACTCCTTGGGCACCATTGCAGATCTGCCCGTGGGTAACAGCCTCTCCAACATCGCCATGCTGACTCCCGGGGTGTCCGCGTCCGGCTTCACCAGCTCCTATGGTTATGGTCTTGACATCGCCATTGCCGGCGCCTCCGGCGCTGAGAACTCGTTCAGCGTGGACGGTCTGACCACCAATGACATGCGGTACGGTGGACAGGGTGCCAGCGTGATGACCGAGTTCATCGACCAGGTCGATATCCAGACCGGCGGGTACAAGCCTGAGTTCAGTGCCCTGGGTGGCGTCTTCAATGTCACCACCAAGTCCGGCAGCAATGAGTTCCAGGGCACCGCTTGGACCCACATCGCCCCCGCCTCGATGAAGACCGCCCCGAAGGGCACCCTCTGGTATTCCGAGACCGCTGCCACCACGGTGTGGGACGCAGGTGCCTGGGTGGGTGGCCCCATCATCAAGGACAAGCTCTTCTACTCCGTGGGCCTGGGTTACGAGACCACCGAGGTTCCCTCCTACGGCAACAACACGGGCAACGAGGTTGGCTCGGAGAGCATTCCCAACGTCCAGTACTTCTCCAAGTTCAACTACTTCATCAACCCCGACAACCAGCTCACCCTGTCCTTCTTCGGCAACCAGAAAAAGGACACGCGGGAGAACGCTGCGGCCACCGCCAATGCGCTTGGCGGCTACGGCGACGAAAATTCGGGCTACACCGAGAAGAACACCACCTCCAACTTCAACATCATCTGGGACTCGGCCCTGGCCTCCAACATGAACATCTCCGTCAAGGCCGGGCGGTTCAATCTTGGTAACAAGCTTACCCCTGCTGATAACAGTTCCCGGGTTTACGACTACACAACCTACTTCGGGACGGCCCTCTCTGGCGTGCCATACGTAACCGGGGGCGGCGGCTCCGTCAACGACGACGAGACCAATGTCAGCAACCAGTTCTCTGCCGACCTGAGTTGGTTCCTGGGCAACCATGCCCTGAAGTTCGGCTTCTCCTATCAGGACTCCGAGTACAAGGTCGATGAGACCTATGCCGGTGGCTCCTCTTGGTATCTCTACCCAGCCGAATACGGTGGAACGGGTTGGGCCGCTCGTGCCTACCAGCGCGTCTACTGGAACCACTCCAAGGCCAAGGCTAACTTCATGGGCATCTACGCCCAGGACGGCTGGCAGGTCACCAATGGGCTGAACCTCTATTACGGCTTCCGTATGGAGCAGCAGGAGCAGAAGGCCGGGTCCGACGGCCACACCTTCATGAAGTTCGACTTCCTGGACTACATCCAGCCCCGCTTGGGCTTCACCTGGGACCTGGAGGGCAACGGCAAGTCCAAGTTGAGCGGTAACTTCGGTATCTACTACGAGAAGATCCCCCAGCGCATGGCTGCCCGCACCTACGGCAACGAGTACTACCATCGCTTCCGTTATTACGATTACACCTACGACACCACCACCCACACGGTTACCCCCACCAGCCCTGCCAGCCAGGATGTCGACTACTCCACCGGCTGGAGCAATGACCCCATCGCGGACGACCTCAAGCTGCCGAAGCGCACCGAGATTCTCCTTGGCTTCGATCGTCAGGTGACTGAGCACACCACCGTGGGCATCCACGCCAAGTACCGGAAGCTGACCGATATCATCGAGGACAGCGTTCTGACCGATGCTGAGGGCGGAACCCTGGACACCAGTGATACCGTCGGCCAGGCCATCATCTGGAATCCCAAGAAGGGCAAGGTCTCCTGGACCAACACCTCCGGCGATAAGGTGACGGTGGACAACACCCTCATTCCCGAGGGCTATAACGAGTACAAGTCCCTTGATGTGACCTATACATGGAAGACCGATGACTCCATGGTCAGCGCCTCCTACACCTGGAGTCGCAACTACGGCACCTACGAGGGCCTGATCAGCCCCAGCAACGGCCAGGCGGACGGCAACATCACCGCCTCCTTCGACTACTACCCCTACGTCGGCACCGGCCTCCTGCCCACCGACCACACTCACTCCTTCAAGATCTTCGGTACCCATAAGTTCCACTTCCGTTCCGGTGACACCCTCACCGTTGGTGCCAACTTCCTGGCCCAGAGCGGGGTGCCCTACAGCTGGAAGGACGATGGCTCCACCAGCAGCCCTGCCCTTCCAGATGTCGGTCTCTACGGCAACTCCACCTTCAAGGACGGGAAGATGGGCAACATGGGCCGCACCCCTTGGGTGAAGCAGATGGATGTCAGTGCCCAGTACGAGCTGCCCCTGAGTGGCAAGATTGCGATCATGCCCATGGTCGAGGTCTTCAACCTCTTCAACGCTCGGGTTGCCACCCAGGTTGAGGAGGAGGCTGCCGACCAGAACGGTGTGCTTTACACCGGCGGCCGCTGGGGTTCTGCCACGGGCTACCAGGCCCGCCGCTACTTCCGCTTTGGTATGAAGGTGAAGTTCTAATCCCTGCCCTTCGCCTCTTGCGCCCCCGCACCATGCGGGGGCGTTTTCTTTCCCCCTACATCCCCAGCCGCACGGCCCCCGCCAGGGCCACGGGGGCGGTGACGGCCCGGAGGATGGACTTGCCGAAGCTGAGGGGCTGCCAGCCTGCCTGACGGAGCCCTTCGAACTCCTGATCCGTGATGCCCCCTTCGGGTCCGCTGGTGAAGGCGATGGGCCCGGGCCCGGGCTCGGGATTCTGCTCTCCTGTGGGCAGCTCGTAGGCCACCCACTTGCGGGGGCAGTCCAGGTCCAGGAGGGCTGTCAGGGGGATGGGATTGGCCAGCAGGGGCAGGCGGGAGCGGTGGCTCTGTTCGGCGGCGGCCAGGATGAGCTTCTGCCAGCGCTCCATGCGGGCCTGGGTCTTGCGGGCATCGTACTGGCTGCGGGCGTAGATCACCGGCTGGAAGCTCGTCACACCCAGTTCTACGAGGGGAGGCAGCATCTCGTCCAGTAGGCTCAGCTGGGCCGGGATGGGCAGACAGGCGAGGATGGGGAAGGGGGCCTCCCGGTCTTCGTCCAGGGGGGCCACGAGGCGGGCCAGGGCCCGGTCCTTGTGCAGTTCGGCGAGGTCCGCCCGCCAGAGGCCTGAGGAGAGGACCAGCTCCAGGGCATCCCCCACCTTGAGGCGGAGCACCTGCAGGTGGCGGGCCTGGGCGCCATCGAGGGGGATGCTTGAGCCGCCCTCCGCGGCCTGCTGGGTCTCAAGGAAGAGTCGGGGGGTACTCATGGGGGGAGCTCCTGGGCCGGGGAATACGGATCCCTGCGCATCCCCGGCTCGCGCCCTTGTCCGGGGGGGACAGGGGGAAAGGGGACGAAAAGCGGATGAGAAACCATGATATCCGCGTCAGCCCAGGCTCCCTGGCGCTCTGGGGGGCCCCCTCCCGGTCGCCGGGTGGCCTGCCGATGAACTGGTAGACTGTTCCCAGGAGGACGCTTTGCTGCACGCCCTTGGATCATCGGCACCCTGGTGGGCCTGGCTGGGTTTCCATCTCCTGGTTTTTCTGCTCCTGGCGCTGGACCTGGGGGTCTTCAACCGGAAGGTCCATGCTCCCAGTGCAAAGGAGGCAGGGCTCTGGAGTGCGGTCTGGATCGGCATCGCCCTGGCGTTCAACGGCCTGGTCTTCCACTTCCTGGGGGTCCAGCGGGGAGCCGAGTGGTTCACGGGCTACATCCTGGAGAAGAGCCTCAGTGTGGACAACCTCTTTGTCTTCGTGATGCTCTTCGGGGCCTTCAAGGTGGAGTTGAAGCACCAGCACCGCATCCTCTACTGGGGCATCCTCGGTGCGCTCCTCATGCGGGCGGTGATGATCCTGACCGGAACGGCCCTCCTGAACCGCTTCGAGTGGATGATGTATGTCTTCGGGGCCTTCCTGATCTACACCGGGCTTCATATGGGCTTTGCGGAGGAGAAGGAATCGGACCCCTTGGACAATGCCATGGTGCGCTTCTTCAAACGGATCCTGCCGTTGGATCCCGAGGGGGGCTACCAGCACTTCACGGTAGTCCGCGAGGGGCGGCGCCTTTTCACGCCCATGCTCCTGGTGCTCCTGGTGGTGGAGGGTACGGATCTGGTGTTCGCGGTGGACTCGATCCCTGCCGTGCTGGCGGTGACCCGCGATCCCTTCACGGTCTACACCTCCAACATCTTCGCCATCCTGGGCCTGCGCAGCCTCTACTTCCTGCTGGCCAAGATGATGGACCGCTTCCACCGCCTCAAGGGTGGGCTCGCGGTGGTCCTCACCTTCGTGGGGGTCAAGATGTGCATCTCGCACTGGTACCATATCCCCATCCTGCTCTCCCTGGTCTTCATCGCTGCGGTCCTGGGGGGCTGCATCATCGCCAGCCTGGCCTGGCCTCACGAACACTCCGAGGAACCCTGATGGAGACATGGCACCACAGCCTGCTGACCGCCCCGGTGTACCGGCCCTGCCTGGTGACC
The sequence above is drawn from the uncultured Holophaga sp. genome and encodes:
- a CDS encoding carboxypeptidase regulatory-like domain-containing protein, producing the protein MRSYRSTLATLIVAGISATVGLQAQTVTTGAISGKVLDTAGNVPVAGATVRATSGQVTRTVVTNTDGSFVLSLLNGGTWSVQVTKPSYASAKQHVQVMVNSVVSTNFKIAKESAVTVEVVASSSTLDTSTTTTGNTYSLGTIADLPVGNSLSNIAMLTPGVSASGFTSSYGYGLDIAIAGASGAENSFSVDGLTTNDMRYGGQGASVMTEFIDQVDIQTGGYKPEFSALGGVFNVTTKSGSNEFQGTAWTHIAPASMKTAPKGTLWYSETAATTVWDAGAWVGGPIIKDKLFYSVGLGYETTEVPSYGNNTGNEVGSESIPNVQYFSKFNYFINPDNQLTLSFFGNQKKDTRENAAATANALGGYGDENSGYTEKNTTSNFNIIWDSALASNMNISVKAGRFNLGNKLTPADNSSRVYDYTTYFGTALSGVPYVTGGGGSVNDDETNVSNQFSADLSWFLGNHALKFGFSYQDSEYKVDETYAGGSSWYLYPAEYGGTGWAARAYQRVYWNHSKAKANFMGIYAQDGWQVTNGLNLYYGFRMEQQEQKAGSDGHTFMKFDFLDYIQPRLGFTWDLEGNGKSKLSGNFGIYYEKIPQRMAARTYGNEYYHRFRYYDYTYDTTTHTVTPTSPASQDVDYSTGWSNDPIADDLKLPKRTEILLGFDRQVTEHTTVGIHAKYRKLTDIIEDSVLTDAEGGTLDTSDTVGQAIIWNPKKGKVSWTNTSGDKVTVDNTLIPEGYNEYKSLDVTYTWKTDDSMVSASYTWSRNYGTYEGLISPSNGQADGNITASFDYYPYVGTGLLPTDHTHSFKIFGTHKFHFRSGDTLTVGANFLAQSGVPYSWKDDGSTSSPALPDVGLYGNSTFKDGKMGNMGRTPWVKQMDVSAQYELPLSGKIAIMPMVEVFNLFNARVATQVEEEAADQNGVLYTGGRWGSATGYQARRYFRFGMKVKF
- a CDS encoding RsmE family RNA methyltransferase yields the protein MSTPRLFLETQQAAEGGSSIPLDGAQARHLQVLRLKVGDALELVLSSGLWRADLAELHKDRALARLVAPLDEDREAPFPILACLPIPAQLSLLDEMLPPLVELGVTSFQPVIYARSQYDARKTQARMERWQKLILAAAEQSHRSRLPLLANPIPLTALLDLDCPRKWVAYELPTGEQNPEPGPGPIAFTSGPEGGITDQEFEGLRQAGWQPLSFGKSILRAVTAPVALAGAVRLGM
- a CDS encoding TerC family protein — encoded protein: MLHALGSSAPWWAWLGFHLLVFLLLALDLGVFNRKVHAPSAKEAGLWSAVWIGIALAFNGLVFHFLGVQRGAEWFTGYILEKSLSVDNLFVFVMLFGAFKVELKHQHRILYWGILGALLMRAVMILTGTALLNRFEWMMYVFGAFLIYTGLHMGFAEEKESDPLDNAMVRFFKRILPLDPEGGYQHFTVVREGRRLFTPMLLVLLVVEGTDLVFAVDSIPAVLAVTRDPFTVYTSNIFAILGLRSLYFLLAKMMDRFHRLKGGLAVVLTFVGVKMCISHWYHIPILLSLVFIAAVLGGCIIASLAWPHEHSEEP